The proteins below are encoded in one region of Rana temporaria chromosome 2, aRanTem1.1, whole genome shotgun sequence:
- the GPR18 gene encoding N-arachidonyl glycine receptor yields the protein MDLVNQSQTRAPDLWLFQEYGIPALVYYSIVLPIGLFVNVTALWVFSCTTKKRTTVTVYMMNVALLDLMFLLFVPFRILYYAKQSWPFGDVFCRIMGALTVFYPSVTLWLLAFISADRYMAIVQPKHIKELKNISKAMAACFGIWIMTIVTTTPLLFVYEDPDKDFNFTTCFKMFDLIHFKRNSILNFARLIFFFLIPMLIMIGCYVIIIYSLVSGRTSRLKPKAKRKSIQIIVTLVVQVLVCFVPFHVCFLLLMIQQAHEHYVLWGQVSTFLMNLSTCLDLILYYIVSKQFQARVISVIWYRNYLRSVRRKSMRTGSIRSLSNVNSEMI from the coding sequence ATGGATCTTGTAAATCAAAGTCAAACTCGTGCTCCAGATCTCTGGTTGTTTCAAGAATATGGAATTCCTGCACTGGTATATTACAGTATTGTCCTCCCAATTGGACTGTTTGTTAATGTCACAGCACTCTGGGTCTTTAGTTGCACCACTAAAAAAAGAACAACGGTTACCGTGTACATGATGAATGTGGCATTGCTAGAtttaatgtttttactttttgtgcCTTTCCGGATATTGTACTATGCCAAACAATCCTGGCCCTttggagacgtattctgccggaTTATGGGTGCACTTACTGTATTTTATCCAAGTGTGACATTATGGCTGCTTGCTTTTATCAGTGCGGATCGGTATATGGCCATCGTACAGCCCAAGCACATCAAGGAACTGAAGAACATCTCCAAAGCAATGGCAGCATGTTTTGGAATTTGGATAATGACAATAGTGACCACAACACCTTTGCTCTTTGTGTATGAGGACCCCGACAAAGACTTTAATTTTaccacttgctttaaaatgtttgaTCTCATCCATTTTAAACGAAACAGTATTTTGAACTTTGCCCGCCTAATTTTCTTTTTCCTGATCCCTATGCTGATCATGATAGGCTGCTATGTCATCATTATCTACAGTCTAGTGAGTGGAAGAACTTCTCGGCTAAAACCCAAAGCAAAAAGAAAATCCATACAGATCATTGTGACACTAGTCGTGCAAGTTCTGGTCTGTTTTGTACCATTTCATGTGTGTTTTTTGCTACTCATGATCCAGCAGGCACATGAGCACTACGTGTTATGGGGGCAGGTGTCTACCTTCTTGATGAACCTGAGTACCTGCTTGGATTTAATCTTGTATTACATTGTCTCAAAGCAGTTTCAGGCACGAGTCATCAGTGTCATCTGGTACCGCAACTATCTGCGAAGTGTACGTAGGAAAAGCATGAGAACGGGCAGCATTCGTTCCTTGAGCAATGTTAACAGTGAAATGATTTAA